In Cedecea neteri, a single genomic region encodes these proteins:
- a CDS encoding NUDIX hydrolase, which translates to MMKRERYQLSVAVFVVLRRNDEICLIRRANTGWMDGFYSLPAGGLESGETLLNAAVREAHEETGVIIEAVNLRSIHSMHVKTEDSSWIGHFFLCSSWQCEPYIAEPDKHAELRWVNIRQLPVNTVPYVKQAITAIIDGEIYSEYGWLS; encoded by the coding sequence ATGATGAAAAGAGAACGCTACCAGCTTTCCGTCGCCGTATTTGTCGTCCTGCGCCGCAACGACGAAATTTGTCTCATCCGCAGAGCGAACACCGGCTGGATGGACGGCTTCTATAGCCTGCCCGCAGGCGGTCTTGAAAGCGGTGAAACGCTGCTTAATGCCGCAGTCAGAGAAGCCCACGAAGAGACGGGAGTGATCATTGAGGCCGTAAACCTCAGGTCGATTCACTCGATGCATGTTAAAACCGAAGATAGTTCCTGGATAGGCCACTTCTTTCTCTGCTCTTCCTGGCAGTGCGAGCCTTATATCGCCGAGCCGGATAAGCACGCGGAACTGCGTTGGGTGAATATCCGGCAATTACCGGTCAACACCGTGCCCTATGTGAAGCAGGCCATCACCGCTATTATCGACGGTGAAATCTATTCAGAGTATGGCTGGCTAAGCTAA
- a CDS encoding GNAT family N-acetyltransferase, whose protein sequence is MSGFKLEISDQISEEYSLPIEAGLGEFNDAMSGINDRQPLAVVVRSPESGKVVGGMLGRSSLGVLFIDLFYLPPELRAHGLGSEILRTFEAEGRRRGCVAGFLYTISFQAPDFYRKHGWEAFGKIDCLPEGTSRFFMKKTL, encoded by the coding sequence ATGTCGGGTTTCAAACTAGAAATTTCTGATCAAATCAGCGAGGAGTATTCGCTGCCCATCGAAGCGGGGCTCGGTGAGTTTAACGATGCGATGAGCGGGATAAACGATCGCCAACCGCTGGCGGTTGTGGTTCGTAGTCCTGAGAGCGGGAAGGTCGTTGGTGGGATGTTGGGGCGTTCGTCCCTCGGCGTACTGTTTATCGATCTGTTTTATTTACCGCCTGAGTTAAGAGCGCATGGATTAGGCAGTGAGATCCTGAGGACGTTTGAAGCAGAAGGGCGCAGGCGCGGCTGTGTGGCCGGTTTTTTATATACCATCAGTTTTCAGGCCCCGGATTTCTACCGCAAACATGGCTGGGAGGCATTTGGCAAAATCGACTGCTTGCCCGAAGGCACCAGCCGTTTCTTTATGAAGAAGACGCTGTAA
- a CDS encoding biofilm development regulator YmgB/AriR family protein, translating to MTQLISNTSAMHTGIVDHALSDFIRSTADRHAEENAAISQAVTAILSANKTVSNKAIIIWLVDALETTQDVVMCDVYRNALEIVVGHTVDDI from the coding sequence ATGACACAGCTAATTTCCAATACCTCTGCAATGCACACCGGAATCGTAGATCACGCATTATCCGACTTTATAAGAAGCACGGCAGACCGGCACGCGGAAGAAAATGCGGCCATCAGTCAGGCTGTCACCGCTATTTTGTCTGCCAATAAGACTGTTTCCAATAAAGCTATTATTATCTGGCTGGTTGACGCACTCGAAACGACTCAAGATGTCGTCATGTGCGACGTATATCGCAATGCTTTAGAGATTGTTGTCGGTCACACCGTGGATGACATTTAA
- the ycgZ gene encoding regulatory protein YcgZ, translating into MRQNTFTPGQNSVENDITRYFNGVAPLSQQETMGQIVLEILSDGRNLNRKAICTKLLSRLDRVSEPEEEKHYQALLGMLFTSQ; encoded by the coding sequence ATGCGACAGAACACTTTTACACCAGGCCAGAACAGCGTAGAAAATGATATTACTCGCTATTTCAATGGCGTAGCGCCGCTGTCTCAGCAGGAAACGATGGGGCAAATCGTGCTCGAAATTCTCAGTGATGGGCGCAACCTGAACAGAAAAGCGATCTGTACGAAATTGCTTTCTCGCCTGGATCGCGTTTCTGAACCGGAAGAAGAAAAGCATTATCAGGCTCTGCTGGGCATGCTTTTCACTAGCCAGTAA
- a CDS encoding diguanylate phosphodiesterase: MLTTVIYRSHIHASTPFEVLEAMVSAANTKNIDANVTGILLFNGRHFFQLLEGPEEGVQKIYHAICKDQRHYNIVELLCDYAPARRFGRVGMELFDLREHDKNDVLQVVLEKGTSRYQLAYDDRALRFFRTFIESTEKENYFEIPPRDAWEFILDEPGHPVSSQQTLHEKIVFQPIVDPMARTVAAVEVLTTDANPAAKEGGDVYQAELLNAKAAFAAACAANIGLQTLCINLLPMTLVMIPDAVEQMLADIGAKGLVPEQVVIEFTESEIMPQMDAFTDAIRQLKSAGIKLAIDDFGVGFAGLQLLAQFQPERLKINQALIRGIHKSGPQQAIIQAIIKCCASLEIAVSATGIEQPEEWMWLEAAGISHFQGDLFAKPCGHGDFRIAWPERKAEL, translated from the coding sequence ATGCTCACGACAGTTATCTACCGTAGCCACATCCACGCCAGCACGCCGTTTGAGGTTTTGGAGGCGATGGTTTCCGCGGCAAATACAAAAAATATTGACGCTAATGTGACGGGAATTCTGCTTTTCAACGGCAGGCATTTCTTTCAACTATTGGAAGGCCCGGAAGAGGGCGTGCAGAAGATTTATCACGCTATTTGTAAAGACCAGCGCCATTACAACATTGTTGAGTTGCTTTGCGATTACGCCCCAGCCCGTCGCTTTGGGCGAGTGGGGATGGAGCTTTTTGATTTAAGAGAGCATGATAAAAACGATGTCTTGCAGGTCGTTTTGGAAAAAGGGACTAGCCGATATCAACTGGCTTACGATGACCGGGCCTTACGTTTTTTCCGGACCTTTATCGAATCGACGGAAAAAGAGAACTATTTTGAAATCCCTCCGCGTGATGCGTGGGAATTTATTCTTGATGAGCCAGGTCATCCGGTATCAAGTCAACAAACGCTGCATGAAAAGATAGTTTTTCAACCGATTGTTGATCCAATGGCTCGTACTGTAGCGGCAGTAGAGGTGTTGACCACGGACGCTAATCCAGCGGCAAAGGAAGGGGGCGATGTTTACCAGGCTGAGCTGCTGAATGCGAAGGCTGCTTTTGCCGCAGCATGCGCCGCTAATATTGGCTTGCAAACGCTCTGTATTAATTTGCTGCCGATGACGTTGGTCATGATTCCTGACGCCGTGGAACAAATGCTGGCGGATATCGGGGCAAAAGGACTTGTTCCCGAGCAGGTGGTTATTGAGTTTACCGAAAGCGAAATTATGCCGCAGATGGATGCGTTTACCGATGCTATCAGGCAGCTTAAATCGGCCGGTATCAAGCTTGCGATTGATGATTTTGGCGTCGGCTTTGCGGGGCTGCAGCTGCTGGCACAGTTTCAGCCTGAGAGGCTTAAAATTAATCAGGCGCTGATTCGGGGGATTCATAAAAGTGGGCCACAGCAGGCGATTATCCAGGCCATAATCAAATGCTGCGCCTCGCTTGAAATCGCGGTTTCAGCCACGGGTATTGAGCAACCGGAAGAGTGGATGTGGCTCGAGGCTGCCGGTATTTCTCATTTTCAGGGGGATTTGTTTGCTAAACCCTGCGGCCACGGAGATTTCCGTATTGCCTGGCCGGAGCGTAAAGCAGAGCTGTGA
- a CDS encoding MerR family transcriptional regulator has product MAYYTIGDVAERCGINPVTLRAWQRRYGLLKPQRSEGGHRQFDDADIQRIEEIKYWMSKGVSVGKVKALLERNHVPEEQLWLTLQEEMMLLVRKVNPTKLREKIISLSREHSADLLIDNLLLPVRQKLSQDESTALLMRSLLDGVLIRHCAQSLAEVQSQSGEEILLIGWQTDDRAALWLEAWRLSRRGLSVNVFAEPVETLRPELFPGQPIFLWTGKALLAAQQEQILHWKQWGYDIELHQ; this is encoded by the coding sequence ATGGCCTATTACACTATCGGTGATGTGGCAGAGCGATGTGGCATCAACCCGGTCACCCTGCGTGCCTGGCAGCGCCGTTACGGCTTGCTGAAGCCCCAGCGAAGCGAGGGGGGACATCGACAGTTTGATGATGCGGATATCCAGCGCATCGAAGAAATCAAATACTGGATGAGCAAAGGCGTTTCAGTAGGCAAAGTAAAAGCCCTGCTGGAGCGTAATCATGTGCCCGAAGAGCAGCTGTGGTTGACGCTGCAAGAAGAAATGATGCTTCTGGTCAGGAAAGTTAATCCGACAAAGCTGCGTGAGAAAATTATTTCTCTGAGCCGGGAGCACAGTGCTGACCTGCTAATTGATAACCTCTTACTCCCTGTAAGGCAAAAACTCAGCCAGGATGAATCCACGGCTTTGTTGATGCGCAGCCTGCTGGATGGCGTGTTGATCCGCCATTGCGCCCAAAGTCTGGCAGAGGTGCAGAGCCAGAGTGGCGAAGAAATCCTGCTGATTGGCTGGCAGACTGACGATCGGGCTGCGTTATGGCTGGAAGCATGGCGTTTGTCCCGCAGAGGTCTGAGCGTGAACGTATTTGCCGAGCCGGTGGAAACCTTGCGTCCGGAGCTTTTTCCTGGGCAGCCTATTTTTCTATGGACGGGAAAAGCATTACTGGCCGCCCAGCAAGAACAGATCCTCCACTGGAAGCAGTGGGGATACGACATTGAACTCCATCAATAA
- a CDS encoding SDR family oxidoreductase, with product MKLLEGKVAVITGASEGIGRAVAILFAQHGASLILNARSQAPLDALAAELRSVGSDVRIFVGDAGEEKTHASIAALAADAFGGIDIAVNNAGTTGAIRPLAEIAPDEWQHTLTVNLTAGYLGARSQIPLMLKRGGGSLIFISSFVGTSVGLPGMAAYAAAKAGLMGLVKGLTADYAGQGIRANALLPGGTETRMAGDEHQKAWAAGLHALKRLAQPEEIASAALFLASNMSSFVAGSALFADGGNAAVK from the coding sequence ATGAAATTACTTGAAGGTAAAGTCGCTGTGATTACTGGCGCCTCGGAAGGTATTGGACGGGCTGTTGCTATTTTGTTTGCTCAGCATGGCGCTTCGTTGATTCTGAATGCGAGGAGTCAGGCACCGCTGGATGCGCTGGCGGCGGAGCTTCGTTCCGTTGGCAGTGATGTCAGGATTTTTGTCGGGGACGCAGGCGAAGAGAAAACGCATGCTTCAATCGCCGCCCTGGCTGCTGATGCATTCGGCGGTATCGATATTGCGGTCAATAATGCCGGTACAACGGGCGCTATCCGTCCACTGGCAGAGATCGCCCCTGACGAATGGCAGCATACGCTGACCGTTAACCTGACAGCGGGTTATCTCGGTGCCCGGAGCCAGATCCCGTTGATGCTCAAACGAGGTGGGGGTTCTCTTATTTTTATCTCCAGCTTCGTCGGTACCAGCGTAGGTCTGCCGGGAATGGCCGCATATGCGGCGGCTAAGGCCGGGCTGATGGGGCTGGTGAAGGGCCTTACCGCAGATTATGCCGGGCAAGGCATCCGTGCCAATGCCTTGCTGCCTGGAGGAACGGAAACCCGAATGGCTGGTGATGAGCATCAGAAAGCCTGGGCTGCGGGGCTGCACGCGTTGAAACGTCTGGCACAGCCGGAAGAGATAGCCAGCGCCGCACTGTTTCTGGCGAGTAATATGTCGAGTTTTGTGGCTGGTTCAGCCCTGTTTGCCGACGGGGGAAATGCTGCTGTTAAATAG
- a CDS encoding YeaH/YhbH family protein, protein MAYFIDRRLNGKNKSAVNRQRFLRRYKAQIKQSISGAINKRSVTDVDSGESVSIPIEDINEPMFHQGRGGLRHRVHPGNDHFVQNDRIERPQGGGGGGGSGQGQASQDGEGQDEFVFQISKDEYLDLLFEDLALPNLKRNQHRQITEFKSHRAGFTSNGVPANISVVRSLQNSLARRTAMSAGKRRLLHELEETLDTVSRSEPAQLLEEERLRKEIAELREKIARVPFIDTFDLRYKNYEKRPEPSSQAVMFCLMDVSGSMDQATKDMAKRFYILLYLFLSRTYKNVEVVYIRHHTQAKEVDEHEFFYSQETGGTIVSSALKLMDEVVQERYDPAQWNIYAAQASDGDNWADDSPLCHEILAKKLLPVVRYYSYIEITRRAHQTLWREYENLQATFDNFAMQHIRDQDDIYPVFRELFQKQTSDSHS, encoded by the coding sequence ATGGCCTACTTCATAGACAGGCGGCTTAACGGCAAAAACAAGAGCGCGGTCAACCGCCAGCGCTTCTTGCGCCGCTATAAGGCGCAGATCAAACAGTCGATTTCCGGGGCCATCAACAAGCGTTCGGTGACCGACGTGGACAGCGGCGAATCCGTGTCCATCCCCATTGAGGATATCAACGAACCGATGTTTCATCAGGGTCGCGGCGGCCTGCGCCATCGCGTCCATCCCGGCAACGACCACTTTGTACAAAATGACCGCATTGAGCGCCCTCAGGGCGGAGGCGGTGGCGGTGGTAGCGGCCAGGGTCAGGCAAGTCAGGACGGCGAAGGTCAGGATGAATTCGTCTTCCAGATTTCCAAAGATGAATATCTCGACTTACTGTTCGAGGACCTGGCGCTGCCTAACCTGAAACGCAACCAGCACCGGCAGATCACCGAATTTAAATCTCATCGCGCCGGTTTCACCTCGAACGGCGTCCCGGCCAACATCAGCGTCGTTCGCTCGCTGCAAAACTCGCTGGCGCGGCGCACGGCGATGAGCGCGGGTAAACGCCGTTTGCTGCACGAACTCGAAGAGACCCTCGACACCGTCAGCCGCAGCGAACCTGCTCAGCTGCTGGAAGAGGAGCGTCTGCGTAAAGAGATTGCAGAGCTGCGGGAAAAAATTGCCCGCGTGCCGTTTATCGACACCTTCGATCTCCGCTACAAGAATTACGAGAAACGCCCGGAACCTTCCAGCCAGGCGGTAATGTTCTGCCTGATGGACGTCTCCGGTTCGATGGACCAGGCGACAAAAGACATGGCCAAGCGCTTTTATATCCTGCTCTATCTGTTCCTGAGCCGGACCTATAAAAACGTGGAGGTGGTTTATATTCGCCACCATACCCAGGCGAAAGAGGTGGACGAACACGAGTTCTTTTACTCACAGGAAACCGGTGGGACCATTGTTTCCAGTGCCCTGAAGCTGATGGATGAAGTGGTGCAGGAACGCTACGATCCGGCGCAGTGGAACATCTACGCCGCGCAGGCTTCGGACGGCGACAACTGGGCAGACGACTCGCCGCTGTGCCATGAGATCCTGGCGAAAAAACTGCTGCCGGTGGTGCGTTACTACAGCTACATCGAAATCACCCGCCGGGCGCACCAGACCCTGTGGCGCGAGTACGAAAATCTGCAGGCCACCTTCGATAACTTCGCGATGCAGCACATCCGGGATCAGGATGATATTTATCCTGTGTTCCGGGAACTGTTCCAGAAACAGACTTCAGACTCTCATAGCTAG